A window from Vulcanimicrobium alpinum encodes these proteins:
- a CDS encoding GntR family transcriptional regulator, with amino-acid sequence MPPAFFSVNPHGGGPLYQQLADQIKRAVAMGALAPGERLPTVKGLAHELKLNPNTVARVYRDLERDGVIATTPGRGSFVRENGAVGEARRMATNVTEIALDNAVREARSLGVTREELDAIARAAVARWYPEEER; translated from the coding sequence TTGCCGCCCGCGTTCTTCTCGGTCAACCCGCACGGTGGCGGTCCGCTGTATCAGCAGCTCGCCGATCAGATCAAGCGCGCCGTTGCGATGGGGGCGCTCGCCCCCGGCGAGCGCCTGCCCACCGTGAAGGGTCTCGCGCACGAACTGAAGCTCAATCCGAACACCGTCGCGCGGGTGTACCGGGACTTGGAACGCGACGGCGTGATCGCCACGACGCCCGGACGCGGATCGTTCGTTCGCGAGAACGGTGCGGTCGGCGAAGCGCGCCGGATGGCGACCAACGTCACCGAGATCGCCCTCGACAACGCGGTGCGCGAAGCACGTTCGCTCGGCGTCACGCGCGAAGAACTCGACGCGATCGCCCGAGCGGCCGTCGCGCGCTGGTATCCGGAGGAAGAACGATGA